A region from the Triticum aestivum cultivar Chinese Spring chromosome 3D, IWGSC CS RefSeq v2.1, whole genome shotgun sequence genome encodes:
- the LOC123076810 gene encoding eukaryotic translation initiation factor 3 subunit A — translation MATFAKPENALKRAEELIHVGQKQAALQALHDLITSKRYRSWQKPLEKIMMKYVELCVDLRKGRFAKDGLIQYRIVCQQVNVSSLEEVIKHFMQLSNEKAEEARNQAQALEDALDVEDLEADKRPEDLMLSYVSGEKGKDRSDREFVTPWFKFLWETYRTVLEILRNNSKLEALYAMTAHKAFQFCKQYKRSTEFRRLCEIIRNHLANLNKYRDQRDRPDLTAPESCQLYLDTRVEQLKIATELSLWQEAFRSVEDIHGLMSLVKRTPKPSVLVVYYAKLTEIFWISESHLYHAYAWLKLFNLQKSYNKNLTQKDLQLLASSVLLAALSVAPYDHKYGASHLELENEKDRSLRMANLVNFSLDSKRENREMVSRATLLSELAAKGVISCASQEVKDLYNLMEHEFLPLDLASKVQPLLSKISTIGGKLSAASSVPEIRLSQYQSALEKLTALRVLQQASRIFQSMKIDMLSRMIPFFEFNVVEKIAVDAVKHNFVAMKVNHLAGAVHFGNMDIESDVLSSHLSVLADSLNKALSLIHPPVQKPSKPSENLTNLAGVVEKEHRRLLARKSIIEKRKEDHERQILEKEKIEETKRLTIQKKSADEERERLLKEQRLREQQRIRKEIEEKEAREAAKMIEDLTGRGKNKKKIHIEGDMTKQHAMEVVLNQQVKERQEMEKKLAKLAKTMDHLERAKRQEEAPLIEEAFQKRLEEEKILHEQEQLREIELSKQHHAGDLQEKNRLSRLLEHKNAFQERIVQRRESEFSSLRKEREERINQLLSSRKRERETVRKLMYFLNMEEQRIQREREEQEARKREEEERRKKEEAVRKLKLDAIAAKQLQRERELEEREKQRREALLRGAEPVRAADAPAAAAVAPPAREPAAAAPAAAAAATGAAPSKYVPKWKREGDSSSQRPTAAAEPDRWVRDDRPRPALRQDAPPVRDARPIRQEAPPARDARPFRQEAPPAARQEAPPAARQPDGAAPAASTERWRPGSRTSANSSSTSSSTGWRR, via the exons ATGGCGACCTTCGCGAAGCCTGAGAACGCGCTCAAGAGAGCGGAGG AGTTGATACATGTTGGACAAAAGCAGGCGGCGCTGCAGGCGCTGCATGATCTCATTACATCAAAGAGATACAGATCATGGCAAAAACCTCTTGAGAAGATCATGATGAAGTATGTGGAGCTTTGTGTAGATCTAAGGAAGGGCAGATTTGCCAAAGATGGCCTTATTCAGTACAGAATTGTCTGCCAGCAAGTTAACGTGTCATCTCTGGAGGAGGTCATAAAACACTTTATGCAGCTGTCCAATGAGAAAGCTGAGGAAGCCAGGAATCAGGCACAAGCACTGGAAGATGCTCTGGATGTCGAAGATCTAGAAGCTGACAAGCGCCCGGAGGACCTGATGCTCAGTTATGTGAGCGGTGAAAAAGGCAAAGACCGATCAGACAGAGAGTTTGTCACTCCATGGTTCAAGTTTCTGTGGGAGACATACAGGACAGTGCTCGAGATACTGAGAAATAATTCAAAGCTTGAAGCGCTATATGCT ATGACTGCGCACAAGGCTTTTCAATTTTGTAAGCAGTATAAAAGATCCACCGAGTTCCGTAGGTTGTGTGAGATCATTAGAAACCATCTTGCAAATTTGAACAAATATCGCGACCAGCGTGATCGTCCTGATCTGACTGCCCCCGAAAGCTGTCAGCTGTATCTTGATACCAGGGTTGAACAACTGAAAATTGCTACAGAACTTTCCCTATGGCAG GAAGCCTTCCGATCTGTGGAGGATATCCATGGCTTGATGAGCTTGGTTAAGAGAACTCCAAAGCCATCTGTCCTGGTCGTATATTATGCCAAGCTGACTGAAATATTCTGGATATCTGAGAGTCACCTGTATCATGCATATGCATGGCTGAAGCTTTTCAACTTGCAGAAGAGCTACAACAAGAATTTAACTCAGAAGGATCTGCAATTACTAGCATCTTCTGTTTTGCTTGCTGCACTTTCTGTTGCACCATATGACCATAAATATGGTGCATCTCATCTTGAGCTTGAAAATGAGAAGGACCGTAGCTTGCGTATGGCCAACCTTGTCAATTTCTCCCTCGACTCCAAGCGCGAGAATAGAGAAATG GTTTCAAGAGCAACTCTTCTTTCTGAGTTG GCCGCCAAAGGTGTGATTTCATGTGCTTCCCAAGAAGTAAAAGATCTATACAACCTTATGGAGCATGAGTTCCTTCCTCTGGATCTAGCATCAAAAGTACAGCCTCTGCTATCCAAGATTTCTACTATTGGAGGAAAGCTTTCAGCTGCATCGTCAGTTCCGGAAATTCGTTTATCACAGTACCAATCTGCATTGGAGAAGCTTACTGCACTGAGGGTGCTGCAGCAG GCATCTCGTATTTTCCAGTCCATGAAAATTGATATGCTATCTAGAATGATCCCATTCTTTGAGTTCAATGTCGTGGAGAAGATTGCTGTTGATGCTGTCAAGCACAATTTTGTTGCTATGAAAGTTAACCATTTGGCAGGAGCTGTTCATTTTGGCAACATG GACATAGAATCTGATGTGCTTAGTAGCCACCTTAGTGTCCTCGCTGATTCCCTGAACAAAGCATTGAGTCTTATTCATCCACCTGTGCAAAAGCCATCCAAACCTAGTGAAAACTTGACCAATCTTGCTGGAGTGGTGGAGAAAGAACATAGAAGACTCCTTGCGAGGAAATCAATTATTGAAAAACGTAAAGAAGACCATGAGCGTCAAATATTGGAAAAG GAAAAAATAGAGGAGACAAAGAGATTGACTATTCAGAAGAAATCTGCAGATGAAGAAAGGGAGAGGCTTTTGAAGGAACAGAGACTTAGGGAGCAGCAGAGGATCCGTAAAGAAATAGAGGAAAAAGAGGCGAGGGAAGCAGCAAAAATGATAGAAGATTTAACAGGAAGGGGGAAGAATAAGAAAAAAATTCACATTGAGGGG GATATGACAAAACAACACGCCATGGAGGTGGTGTTGAATCAACAGGTGAAGGAGCGTCAGGAGATGGAAAAAAAACTGGCGAAACTTGCAAAGACAATGGATCACTTGGAGAGGGCAAAACGGCAGGAGGAAGCACCACTAATCGAGGAGGCCTTCCAGAAACGCCTCGAAGAAGAAAAGATCCTTCATGAGCAAGAGCAGCTG AGAGAGATTGAGCTCAGCAAGCAACACCATGCGGGTGACTTGCAGGAGAAAAATAGGCTTTCTAGATTGTTGGAGCATAAG AATGCTTTCCAGGAAAGAATTGTCCAACGCCGTGAATCTGAGTTTAGTAGCCTAAGGAAAGAGAGGGAAGAAAGGATTAATCAGTTGCTATCTTCAAGAAAGCGTGAAAGGGAGACTGTACGCAAATTGATGTATTTTCTGAACATGGAGGAACAGCGGATCCAAAGGGAGCGTGAGGAACAGGAGGCTAGAAAGCGTGAAG AGGAAGAGAGGAGAAAGAAGGAGGAAGCCGTGAGGAAGCTCAAACTTGACGCAATCGCTGCTAAGCAGctgcagagggagagggagttaGAAGAGAGGGAGAAACAGAGAAGGGAGGCTCTCCTAAGAGGAGCAGAGCCCGTGCGCGCAGCTGATGCACCAGCTGCTGCTGCTGTCGCACCGCCAGCCCGTGAACCAGCAGCGGCAGCCCCAGCTGCAGCAGCTGCAGCAACTGGTGCTGCTCCTAGCAAGTATGTCCCAAAGTGGAAACGTGAGGGTGATAGTAGCAGTCAGAGGCCGACTGCGGCAGCTGAACCAGACCGGTGGGTCCGGGATGATCGTCCTCGCCCTGCCCTCCGCCAGGATGCTCCTCCTGTGCGCGATGCTCGTCCCATCCGCCAAGAAGCTCCTCCTGCACGTGATGCGCGTCCCTTCCGCCAGGAGGCTCCTCCCGCCGCACGCCAAGAGGCGCCCCCTGCTGCCCGCCAGCCGGACGGTGCTGCTCCAGCTGCATCTACTGAACGCTGGCGTCCTGGATCTAGGACCTCTGCAAATTCCTCATCCACCTCCTCGTCCACCGGCTGGAGGCGCTGA